The genomic region GTTATAGTTtctgaaggtttctttggaGCCTGTGCAATTTTAACACTGCTCAATTTTACAAAATGTTTTTTCCCAacaattattacagttagttTTACACGATTTTCACTACAGATATTCTCCATCTCACGAGCCAGGACTTTTGGGAGTCATGCACAAACCATGTCACGCTTTACTGAGCATGTCAATAACGATAAATCTTATCGCATTTTCCAATCTATACAAGAATAAGTACGACTTTCatcgagtttgtatgtatattgaataGATGGtgaattattgaatttatttttcaagctttctgctgattttgatttttttgttgaattgtgggtaggacaatctttTGGCTGTCCTACCCAGtcgtttttgtgcgtagtacatgtcctacctgtcctacctgtcctaccaaCTAGAGatagtcgggtctcgggttttgaaacgggttcgggtttgaaaattgaaaaaactttcgggttcgggttcggtcGGGTTTGAAAGCTACAATATTATCGGGTACgagtcgggttcgggcttgaaaaaagtcgggtttaatCGGGTTTGATTCGGGTTAGTGAGCATTGTGAACATAGTAACAACCTGAAAgtttccctatgcatcagatccgatgaatttatcatcttttcgaactcgggtttcattcgggtttttcttagaaaactttttcgggttcgggtttgaactgCGGAATTTTTCCGGGTTCGGGtcgcccaagtaaccacaagcattatactattgcattaatttggtcgaaagtcaacattttttgcattaataatgttatcatgcatttattcaataactgtcaagcaatgatgcatttgattaacattgtaaatgctttgtagcattattttagtatagcattatgctaagcgtttagagtgaatatacagttatgctgtcatacaagataacataacctcattaaacgctttcgaatctgtaataaataagtaagacgatcgagcacgttcgcactcgctcattacgttttgtggaatatggaagaataatgaaatgactttctttcatctcgaacccccatttcaagatctaaggatatatgaggggcaaaatggtccaaaatgccactttagggatttgtgtcgttttctctcAATTAGATCTACATTTTAACACCATTCTAAGTCCAAACAGTatctttacaatatttgctagcttccacattgaaaaacatttctcaaatttgagttttttaacgGTCTTtaatcgtgtagaaaagttggttgaaaaatgggggtggttcaaaacgGGTGGGgcagaatgccatttagtatggagaaccaGGAGTAAACAACCATGTTGCtcaatgagtttgctctgtggtatggaaacgcttgttcgttaataaaatcatcgaaaaaccttaatatttaggcaaagaagtgaaaaatgttgaatttcaccgggaatttaaggaaaaatctatgagtttatgttTAAGGGTTGTAGcggcaactcttgggtaaacatatttAAACATCGTTTGGCAAATAATACAAATGGAAACGCTgtaggaatgatttaatgaggtgagccattttaccccatcagtgtgtcttggaccatgttcccaaagacaaattaaagacctccatgtcccttgcagttgcccaaaattttatggctcataaggtaaacTAGAATGCCGTttaaagtgtactgcgatctgtcaagcttgggtaccttttgtactgccgagggaccaaatgcagtactagaagtggtacacaatctgagcccgagtgtgacggacctgatgtTCCcctattcattcaaaattgttgtattttatctatgagactcttttattcataaggagcgagaagaaatgtcgatcaatttctctcccccgaaatctgtttaatgcgctagggctttgttttgtggattaagttctgttattttgtctacgagaaagaatggtgatcaaattatttctgtttatgtttcatttggtgaggaaaggaaatcaatcgccgaagagaattctttctaatcgtaataactgggcgaatagtaatgttaaCACACACAATGGCTTggtttataaggaacttttatcctaccttattacatcagcagctttagcacaggacaccaaccaacgcgccaggcatccagcacaccatcatcctagttgtgggttcgaatcctgattccaacaaaaaaaatcattaagctggtaaagaaacccattgaaaggtagtcaatggattcattgttttgtttattttttaacgCAAGCCCCAAACATACATTgttttaagctaatatacatcatgaaccctaaatatacaaacataaatgctttagtagggcttgtgcattaaaactgctttaccaagtattgcattaatttggttgttgtggggccctttcccacttcaattatgctttataaagctcttaaaggttatgtcactttaaaacaaaatctgatagcatactatagagcaaacataaagtattcatataaagcttcgtggttacttgggcgggtccgggtttgcttttcaattactgtctcgggttcgggtcgggtccgggtttgcagaaataaaataagtcgggtacgggtcgggttcgggtttgaaaattgtGAAACCAGACCATCTCTACTACcaacttcccgcgccactggatCTGtaaaacttgggtacctttagcagcaccaagggaccaaatgcagtactagaagtcgTACCCATTCTGAACCCGACTACTATGTCTGTATTCGTCTCtgctggaactatttttaaaatacgtctgaaattattatgacaatcacttttgaatcatttCTCGACAAAATTTACTACGGGACGAACTGTctttatgtaaattgaaatgtcctTGAGTCTATATACCGAAACCTCCATAATCATTTATAGTGTTGAAATTAATCTAAATGGAACTATAAATACAAATTTACTTAACAATATGCCAAAAATGTAGAAATTCATTGAATATACTTTTTAAGTGGGGCCttcttagcctagtggttagagtcccgcggctacaaagcaaagccatgctgaaggtgtctgggttcgaatcccggtcggtccaggatcttttcgtaatggaaattttcttgacttccctggacatagagtatcatcgtacctgccacacgatatacgaatgcgaaaatggcaactttggcaaagaaagctctcagttaataaccccattaaacatttgacagttcaacagccgactaaatttgttgaaaaatcggtcgattgttgcaccgacgcttatggaagattAACACAGGGATCAATCGAATATCACCCGATTTAATAGGGTGGGCCGACGTAATCCTACTAAATAGGTGGATAAAtcggtattttaagtaaaatccaagtaagttgacctactaaacaccaTATTTCGTCGGCCACCCGATTGAATCTGGCGATTAGTCAGTTGATCGCTGTGTCAAACTTCCATAAGCGTaggtgcaacaatcgaccgatttttcaaccaatttagtcggctgttgaactgtcaaatgtttaatggggaactgtggaagtgctcataagaacactacgctgagtaacCGGCTATGTCCcaatggggacgttaatgccaagaagaagaagaagatacttTTTAAGTGAGTTAGTCTTTAAATTTTGTCCGTCACTGTATATTGTATACGAGTCAAGGATCCGTCCCTCTACCCACaagatttaattttaatttataaatacTTTATTTTGCCAGCCGTTTCGACAACTCGAAAACTGTGGATTGCATTTCTGGCGAATCGATACCCGTACTTGAAGTTCGCTCGTACAAATAACATCCGAAGCTTAGTGGATACTTCTAGGAATCCAGGAGTTTTTCATATACTTTTGCAGGTTGAAGGAAAGTATCATCGAAATGAAATTCAAGCATCTTctatattgaattattttcaatacgtgaatttttttttaggagTGTTGGACATCCATGCGATCAGAGCTAAAAATAACCGATCACGTTCTGGCCCGGCGTGATCACTATGGTAGACCGTGCTTTTCAAGGCTAAAGTTCCCTCTGATTTCCTGTTGGGGCCAATATGCGTTTGTGAAGAAAACCAAGTAAGTAGTATTTTGTCAACTGTACATATTCAGCTTCATCTACCAtcttttctagggatttcaacATCGACAATCACATTATTCTTGCGCCTTCGTTACATCGAGGTCGTCCTTTAACTGAGGCTAACCTTCAAGACTATGTGAGCGACATCATATCTAAATATATGCCACCGGAGATACCTCCTTGGCAGATTTTTTGCATTCCGATGGCATACGGGGGAACGGCCAGTGGTTCAGCAGAATGCGACGCTAGTGCTCCCTACTATTACCTGTTGTACCGTATTCATCATCTTCTTCTGGAAGAGCAACAAAACCTAAGAATCTCTGACCTGCTTCTGATAGACAGACGAATTGAAAACGAGAAGAGAATTTCTGATTGCGACTCTATATTTGCCAATTTGCTGGAACGTCCAGTCTACCTGCCCCGAATTTGGAATGACATAGGTGCCACCATCAGCAACAAATGGAACGAATTTATCTACCAACACGATCCTTTGGAATCGCCTGACATTGAGAAGAAGCACATTGCCGGAGTACAACAGCTCGTTTCGGTAGTCTTGATAGCAGTGGTCACAGTGGTGTCAGACTTCTCCAAAGGATTCTCCAAAGTTCCGGGCAATCCGTTGATGAAGATAGACTACCTCAAATCGCTAATTGATCGTGAAATTCAACGAAGGAATCTTAATCTGCGTACCATTTGGAATGCCATAATGATGTCCATCGATCCAATCAATGTTGTAAAAGAATTAATATTTCTATTTTGGAAAGTTGGTGCTACCCTAACGTTGATGCTGCCCTGGTACGTGTTCCAGGAAATGGAAGCCGTAAGGATCTACATTTTGATGAAGAAAATCAAACGGATCACGCTGATCGGATTCGCACTGGAGTATCTGCCGGTTTGCTTCGGAGCATTCCTTGAGTATTGGAAGGGAGTGAAACTTTTCTATTCAGCTCCTAAGCTAGTCTTCGAAGAGCTGTTCGAACATAAGCCAAACACTGAACACTACTTACAGAACGTGTCGCTATGCGGGAGAAAGGTTGTGTCCTGGTCGGAAAGAGTTCGATCAACTGAACTTCAGGCGACCCGTTCGGATCAACCTGCAGCTCAACGAACAGGTAACGTCAGTTTTTCCTTTTTAGTCGGGATATGCAATTATATGTTTCATTTAGGGTTTATCCATACACAAAAATGAAACGCGGGCAATGGAACACGATATGCTCCTCTGTTTCCTCCACActagcacaattggggcacgcagagattctgagtgcccgaatcTAAGCAGATActgcctatagcaaccatgtcctgacaaaaactgcgtcaggtggaaatTCACTTCCCCTTGGCTACTTCTATACCAatttgacacatttggtataagCCGATGAGTCTatctacctttagtggagttatcccatacCTGCTGCCActggatggtacacaaattatgtcacgctaaatttcaactttttcgacccactttgtcacacttttgtatgaatcctccgaaatttttgtaaggcttgtcacgcttggctcgaccacctcccacccacccccttgggagcgtgacataatttgcgGACCCCTCTGGTACCTCTTTAATAGaggcattgaacatcttccttgatgatgagcccgataagcgtcatcccggctatgatgcacactgcttctttagaaaccgttcggtatgcgattgttactcttaagcacatgatcCTACACGTGCTGTTCAAcagctttaggtttctgttcgttctacgCGCTTtcgaccagattggtcctctaTACCTCAGTCTGGATAGTGCCACGCctgccaggagcttgcgtttgccTATAgctacagcagagctgttagataTAATTCTCGAAAGCGCCGCTGTAGTCGTAGATGCCTTTTTACAAAACATATTCAACGttgctagcgaagctgagcttgtcgtCGGTCATTACCctaagatgcctaagggatcgcttggactctatgttGCAATAatctaccgagataagcgcccgctgcacggacttgcggttgttgaccattactacctcagtcttgtgatgaGCCGGTTGTAATTTTCtggacttcatccattcctcaattatggagatagagtgcgctgctgtcaactctacttcctctacGATTCGCCAAAGACCACTAAAGTGATGttgtcggcgaagccaacaatctcaACACACGTCGGaaggcagcctcagtacgtcatcgcaCATCGCATTTCATAACATCGGGTTCAGCATTGAACCTTTAGGTACTCCCACGGTCAGAATCGGGTAGAATCCTACCAAcgaaatagctttctagaagtttACACAACTGAACTGGTACATTGAAGTGATGAAGTGCGTGGGCTATCGCTTCACAATTTGCGTTGGCGTTGTTGAACGCATGCTTCACACCTAGaatgacaaccgcgcagtaacggatgccgctccttttatgctcgattgccactgGATGGTGTCCAGCGTAGATTTatctttcctgaatccaaactggttgttggacaggccatccgcactagggtgcggcttatttttcaaaagttctcaaaaccaaaaattcgtgtgctctactgaattcaaatcgcattaaaagagaaacctcaaaatctgagccaaaaatattaacatttagaggtggcgcaagcgtgttgaaggtgaattttcaagttataaaaaatgacctgcagttaagtaaacataactttgttatttttcaaccgatttcaaaacttttagcaccattttctttcaaattaaatttgtaaaacttttgtagaacatcaaatttgtctaaaatcaaaacttgtcttagttaaaaatatttctatccatatttttcctcattttactacaaaaatcatttttgtttgaccataacttcattaaaactcaatcgattccaaatctttttacatacttttgaagcaaatttatttgtttttaaactgtacatacacaatttttttctataaaatatttttgacttatgtattcaacaaaaactacccaaaaacatgatttttcaatgaaaaaatcaaatttctttggattattcaagttttttttgccgaaaaaagcattttttttataaaacttaaatatgtaaagcatcttgccttaattacgagttgaatagtgcacatattttttaacatatgcaaacataattttgtttcaaaattatttaaaaattgttgcaaagtccttcccaaaggtttaacaaatgagaaaaatcagtttcagcttgagagacaatatttaactgccaaagatttgacaaaactggcatttttcgttaaaaaatcatgtttttgtgcaattttttctgaataacttggtcaagacatttttttagtgaaatgtgctatatgaaaggtttgaaaaacaattaaattagcttcaaaagcatgttaaaagatttgaaatcggttgagtaacCATGAAGTTAtcgtcaaacaaagttgaaatttttagtaaaatgaggaaaaatttggaataaattacttttaactaaaacttgttttgattttagacaaatttagtgttcaacaaagttttaacaaatttaattttgaaggtattgatgctaaaagttttgaaatcggttgaaaaataacaaagttatgtgtacttcactgaaggtcatttttttataacctgaaaattcaacttcaagacgcttgcgccacctctaaatgttaatatttttggctcagattttgaggtttctcttttaatgtgatttgaattcagtagagcacacgaatttttggttttgagaacttttgaaaaataagccgcaccctaatccGCACCTTCTGtgtacggtactagcctgttgaggatcaacctctccaacaacttgcccatcgtatctagtagacagataggtctatacgccgacgggtcacctggtggtttccccgcctttggtagtagcatcaatttctgtcgcttccatatatccgggaagattccttgcaACTTTTAAGGCaacttttaaggcaacattcgggataccatcgtgtcccggtgccttgttttttcgcgaatgatttcacgacttcttccagctcttcgttcgtcagtCTTCTTCtacttcatctgccgcatacggcgatAGGGGCGATGGGCTTGTGGGATGATGCGGGAAGGGTACATCGATTATAGATTGCAGCAATTCAGGCGACTTTTCTTAGCCATCACTACcgctctgtaggcgtcaccccacggactcgagttggcactctggcatagactagcaaagcatgcccgttttcaaCTCTTGGTTTCCTTTTCGAGAGCTAACTTtacctctctgaatgctgcaccgcgttcttctctttgtgcttctgtgcgtgcacgttacattcttcgtctagcccgaaggcagattgctcgaagatttgcaattgattcggaccactagtacactggcggcctgttctctctgtgaggggcttttctcggcatggaagcatcacacgctcagTGTTACTGTGCTCTTCAcagtttaggtccagagtgttccgtttgCGCCTTAGGGCTTCAGTGagtacttcgccgtcgaagcgcgctgctTTCCCACCTCGGACTTGGGTGGATTTACATCGCACTGCAATCCgtccgcctggtattatactatagcgaatcaattttttttttttttttttttttttttttttttttttttttttttttttttttttaatttctttattagtatcattccaaacattacattcatttcttatatctaggtgttctgtgttatttgacaacactatcatcctaatttggtaaaacaaatttaagatttaattaacattttgttaacaacatattacatttcatttgccgtagcagttcagttttttttacaggtgagttgatttcacctgcttataagagagaaaaaaaaaatgtttttaatatacttaatctaacttaacctaaacaatataacgcattaatcgtggcaatagaagattgtaacgatttttgcctgaaattattaatgattgtatttgacatttgttccaatgtttcaacattggatattctatgtaactcattggtactataccagggaggaagcctcagaatcattttcaaaattttattttgaattctctgcagagctttcttcctggtattacaacagctagtccatattggtacagcatacaacatggctggcctgaaaatttgtttgaatatcaacagcttgttcttaagacaaagttttgattttctattaataaggggatagagacattttacatatttattacatttggcttgaatgccctcaatgtgatttttgaaagttaaattcttatctagcatgagccctagatacttaacttcatctgaccaatttattggaacctctctcatcgtgacaacatgtctacttgaaggtttcaaataaagagcttttggtttatgtgggaatattattagttgagttttggaagcattaggagaaatcttccatttttgcaagtatgaagaaaaaatatccaaacttttttgcaatcgactacagatgacacgcaggcttcgacctttggcagagaggcctgtgtcatccgcaaacaaagatttttgacatccctgaggtagctcaggtaagtcagatgtgaaaatattgtataatattggtcccaaaatgctgccttgaggaacaccagctcttacaggaagtctttcagatctggagttctgataattaaccctgaagtgtacgatttgacagataactttgaattattctaacaatgtatgctggaaaattaaagttttttaattttacaatcaaaccttcatgccaaaccttcagatttgtt from Aedes aegypti strain LVP_AGWG unplaced genomic scaffold, AaegL5.0 Primary Assembly AGWG_AaegL5_hic_scaff_1336_PBJ_arrow, whole genome shotgun sequence harbors:
- the LOC110680414 gene encoding uncharacterized protein LOC110680414, with translation HCCFSSCSVPSYQAFVISYATVSTTRKLWIAFLANRYPYLKFARTNNIRSLVDTSRNPGVFHILLQVEGKYHRNEIQLKITDHVLARRDHYGRPCFSRLKFPLISCWGQYAFVKKTKDFNIDNHIILAPSLHRGRPLTEANLQDYVSDIISKYMPPEIPPWQIFCIPMAYGGTASGSAECDASAPYYYLLYRIHHLLLEEQQNLRISDLLLIDRRIENEKRISDCDSIFANLLERPVYLPRIWNDIGATISNKWNEFIYQHDPLESPDIEKKHIAGVQQLVSVVLIAVVTVVSDFSKGFSKVPGNPLMKIDYLKSLIDREIQRRNLNLRTIWNAIMMSIDPINVVKELIFLFWKVGATLTLMLPWYVFQEMEAVRIYILMKKIKRITLIGFALEYLPVCFGAFLEYWKGVKLFYSAPKLVFEELFEHKPNTEHYLQNVSLCGRKVVSWSERVRSTELQATRSDQPAAQRTGNVSFSFLVGICNYMFHLGFIHTQK